TTCTCCCCCTTGATTTTGTGCTCTGCTGCGGGTATTTCGGAGTGCATCAAGGCGCTCGGAGCGTTCGATCGGGCGTGCAGGGTCTGCGGGTGTTGGCGGGAGAAGCGCTGGCGGAGGCGGTGGAGTTCTCGGCGGCTCCTGGGCTCCGGCGAGAGGTACCATCGCCGAGATAAGCATGACGAGAGTACTGCCTGCGGCTAGTATAAAAGCGCGACGACTACTCGTGCGCGCATCTGGTACTTGCGACATATGAGTAAAAATGTTAGATGAGTAAAGCTGCCCCCAGGATACACTAAAGCGCGGGGTTTCCGCCACCCCGCGCTGTTGAAAACCCCCCTTGACGATGTTGCTATTTTTTTGCCGAGCTATAGCGCTCGCGGTAGAGCTTTTGCCCCCGCGCAAACGCCGCGCGCGCAGCGCTCGCGCCCGCAAAACCGGTTACTTCAACCACTTTATTCTGGAGCTTTTTGTAGGTTGAGTAAAAGTGCTCCATTTCGCGAAGCGTGTGTTTGTTGATGTCTCGGAGGTCCTCTGTATCGCCCCAGCGCGGATCGTCGCGCGGCACGGCGATCAGCTTATCGTCCCCCTCGCCGCCGTCAATCATTCTCATGAGCGCGACAGGTCGCACCCTGACGAGAATCCCCGGGAGCAGCGGATAGGTCGTGAGCACAATGACGTCGAGGGCATCGCCGTCGTCCCAGAGCGTCTGCGGCACGAAGCCGTAGTCGAACGGAAAATCCTGCGCCGTGTGTGCGACGCGGTCAAGCGCGATGAGGCCAGTCTCCTTGTCGACTTCGTACTTATTCTTCGAGCCTTTATTGATCTCGATAATGACGTTGATCGCGTCCGGTTTCCCGGGACTGATGTCGTGCCAGAGGTTCATAGTGGAAATTAAAAATCAAAATGTAAAATGACAATGCAAAATAAAAGAATTATGACATCTCGATGTGTTATTTTTCAGGAGTATCATTTGGAATTTTTTCATTGTCATTTTGATCTTTGATTTTTTCATTTTGCATTTCCTCCAGACTCTCTTCTGATGCCGCCGCAGTATTTTCTATAGAGGCGTCTGTTTCTTTGTCTTCGCTCTCAGCTCCCTGCGCCGACCTAATGTCAATCTTCCAGCCGGTGAGCTTTGCCGCAAGGCGTACGTTCTGGCCGCCTTTGCCGATCGCGAGCGACTGCTGTTCCGGGGCAACGGTCGCCGTGGCGCGGTGATCTTGTTCGTCGAGTGCGACCTCAAGCACCCGCGCCGGGGAGAGAGCGTCCTCGATGAACTCAGCCGGATCTTCCGACCATTCTATAATATCAATTTTCTCGCCGCCAAGCTCGCTTGTCACAGTGGACACACGTACGCCTCTCTGCCCCACGAGCGATCCCACCGGGTCCACATGCGCGTCGCTTGAGGCAACGGCGATTTTCGAGCGGGAGCCGGGCTCGCGGGCGATCGTCTTCACCTCGACGGTGCCGCTTGCGATCTCCGGCGACTCGATTTCAAAGAGGCGTTTCAGAAATTGTGGGTGCGTGCGCGAGAGGCGGAGGTAGACACCGCGCGGCGAGTCGTCGACGGCGTAGAGATATGCCCGCACCCGCTCGCCCTGCCGATAGCGCTCGCCGGGTATTTGTTCCTCGCGCGCGAGGAGCCCCACGGTGCGCCCGAGGTCTATAAAAATATTGCCGCGCTCGATGCGCTGCACCGTGCCGGAGACGATTTCCCCCTGCTTGCCGCTGAATTCGCCGAGTACCGACTCACGCTCGGCTTCGCGGAGTTTCTGGATGACGACCTGCTTTGCGGTCTGCGCGGCGATGCGTCCGAAATCCTCCTTTGGCTCGAGCGGGAAGACGATCTCGTCGCCGAGTGCAACGTCGCGTTTGATCTTGCGGGCATCCTCGATGAAGATATGGTGCTCGGGGTTGAAGTTAACGCGCTCGTCTTTCTCCCCGTCCTCGGTATCGTCTCGACCGTCTTCGGGCTCCACCCCTGTCTCCTCCGAGCTTCGCGCTGTGAGCTTTACGCCGGCTCCGATACTCTTCTCTTCCGCCTTTTCGATCTCACGTGCGCGCTCGTCTTCGCGCTCCTCTGGAGTGCGGACAAGTGTCTCGTCCACGACTTCTTTCACCTGCTCGAAGGCGGTCGTGCCGGCGTCGGTACTAAAGCGGGCGCGCACGATTTGCCCGCGCTTGCCGTACTCTTTTTTGTAGGCAGTGGCGAGGGCTTGCTCAATCGCGTCAATAATTTTTTCTCTCTCGATGCCGCGTTCGGATTCAAGCTGTTCGAGTGCGGCATTGAGGGCTTTGAGGTCCAACATAGGATTAAATTTCCAAATTCCAAAAAACAAGCTCCAAACAAATTCCAATGATTCAAATTTAATTTCCAAACACGACGTTCGTGTTTGGGATTTAACGCATTGGAATTTGTTTGGAACTTGTTGGTTGGAAGTTGGAGCTTATAAAGAAATGTCCGCTCTTCGCGGACATCCATGAGATAAGTGTAGCAGCGCGCGGCACTCCTGTCAATCTTCTATTGTTTCGTTTTATAAATCGTGTCAACGATGCCGTATTTTTTGGCGTCCTCGGCGGTCATGAAGAAGTCGCGGTCCGCGTCCTTCTCCACCTTCTCGAGCGGCTGGCCGGTGCATTTGGCGAGAATTTTGTTGAGCTTCTCTCGCATCTCAACGATGTGCTTTGCGGTGCGTTCAATGTCCGCGGCCTGGCCTTGGACGCCCCCCCACGGCTGGTGAATCATCACTTCGGCGTTCGGGAGCGCGAAGCGCTTGCCGCGCGTGCCGCCGGCAAGGAGTATCGCTGCTCCCGAGGCTGCCAGGCCGACACAGACGGTCGAGACGTCCGGTTTGACGTAGTTGAGCGTATCGAGTATCGCGAGCGTCGCCGTGACCGATCCGCCCGGGGAGTTGATATAGAGGCTGATGTCTTTCTTTGGGTCCTCAGAGGCGAGAAAGAGAAGCTGGGCGATCACGATATTCGCCGAGTAGTCTTCGATCGGCCCGCCAAGGAAGACGATACGGTCTTTGAGCAGACGTGAATAGATGTCATACGCCCGCTCGCCGAACTGCGATTTTTCGATAACGGTTGGAATGAGAATCATGGTGCCAGTATTATGTAAAAAGTTGGCGCAAGATGCAATAGCTTATAGATTACGTTGGTCAGACACGAGCTTTTAGCACGACGAACGCTGTCCCTAAAAGCTAACAGCTCTAAGCTAAAAGCTAAAAAGGATTTCTCGCTCCGCGGACTTCGAAGTGGAGGTGTGGGCCGGTTGCTTTGCCGGTCGCGCCGATGTAGCCAATGACTTCCCCCCGCACGACGCGCTGGCCAAAGCTTACCACGTTCAGGCTGTTGTGCGCGTAGAGCGTCTGGGTGCCATTCTCATGCGCGATGACGATATAGGTGCCGTAGCCGCCATTCCAGCCGTCTCTCTTTGAGAGTATTACTTCACCATCCGCAGCGGCGAGAATTTCAGTGCCGACCCGCGCCCCAAGATCAATGCCGTTGTATCCGTGGATCCCTTGGGTGCGGCGACCGCTCAAGACAGGCCGGAGGTAGTAACCTTCGTAGCTCGGGGTGCTTCGAGCGCTGCGCCCCGAGGCGGCGGCAGTGGGCACAGATCGTGCGATCTCGCCGTCCGGGATGATCACCGTGTCCCCGACCGCAAGCGTCGCGCCCTCTTCGAGGTCGTTATATTGTCGGATCTCGTCGAGATCACCCTTGTAGCGGCTCGCGATGCTCTTAAGCGTATCGCCGGCGCGCACCTCGTAGCGCACGCCGGAGACGGGGAGTATGACGAGCGTTTGCCCGGCGCGAACCAGGTCGTGGCGCTCGATATCGTTCGCCCAGACAATGGTGTTGACCGAGACGCCGAACATATCCGCGATCTCAGAGAGCGAATCGCCCGGCCGCACCACGTAGATGCTGATTTGATCACTCCCGCCTCGCCGGTCACCACTTGTGATGTCTGCTGGTCCAGTCTCGGAGAGAAGCGCGGTGCCGCTTACGATCGTGATTGAGTCATCGCGAAGCGCTCGTGCCGGATCCGCTACGGGGAGAGATGAGAGGAGCGGCAGGAGCTGCGAATCTGCGCGTGCGATGATGGGGGGCTCCCGATCGGCAGTCTCTGCCGCGGCGTGCTCACCAAAGATGGACGAGAAAAATCCTAGAACACTCGCCTCGGCGGCGGGAACGGGCGCGAGGAGGAGCCCCGCAGCTAACAAGGAGGCCACAAAGTTCACCAGCCGGCAGTTTGGGTGCCGGCTTTTGGTGGCTCTGTGGAGCCGCTCTGTCGCCCGGCTGCCGTTCTCATGCGTCGGCGCGCCGGGGTCCTGTGGATGGAGTATAATAAGCCAAATGATTAGGGAATTTCGGCTTTTTCTTCCAAAATGGCCCTGTTGAGCCATATGTCCATTCAATCAGCAAGTCACATTTTCCACTATACTCGAAGGGGGGAGGGAGTCAATCTTGACTGTGGACAAGTTAAGCGGCAAGCAATAAGCAGCATGCAGTAAGCACGTGCAACTCGTTTGCTTACTGCTTGGAGTTTTATTGCGGCGTGTGGTACGATGGCGCCATGATATGCGATTACACTGTCTATAAAACGCGACTGCTAGCAGAACAAGAGCGTCTCGAGCGCGAGATGTCGGGCATTGGGCGGCAGAATCAGGCGAACCCCGCTGACTGGGTGGAGAAGGAGGACACGATGGACATCTTGCGGTCAGATAAAAATGAGGTTGCCGACCACATCGAGGAGCTGGTAGACAACAGGGCGGTCCTCAACGAGCTCGAGGCCGAGCACACCGAAGTGCTCGCCGCGCTTGAGCGCATCGAAGCCGGAACCTACGGCACCTGTGAGACTGGCGGGGAGGAAATCCCGCTCGAGCGACTCGATGCGTACCCCGCGGCGCGGGCGTGCATTAATCATGCGGTGAATCTTACATAGTGCTGCTGCATACGTAGACAGGGCGCACGCTCAAAACAACGTGCGCCCTTTGGCGTATGTGATTTTCACTATACGCGGGTTATTTTTCTATTCGATCGCGCCGAGGAGGATTTTATCAAAAATTTTATTGCCAAACTCCCAGTAGCCGCTCGTGGCGTATACTGCATCCGCGCCAGCAGCGCGATAGTCCGCTACGTCGCGCCATGTCATGATACCTCCGGCGCCGATTACAAACTGATCCTCCCGGAGCATCGGGCGCAGAAATCGGATGTTTTCAAGCGCAATCGGCTTTAATGCCGGGCCGCCGAGTCCGGCAAGGCCGTCGAGGTAGGTTATTGCCGGTGTGCCGTCCTCAGCCAGGCAGAGCGTATTACCGAGCGTGTTTGTTAAAGTCACACCAGCGCACAACTCCGAGGTGGCGATGATGCCGCCGATGCGCTCCAAGACCTCGAACCCAAAGAGCGGCGTCCGGTCTGTAACGAGTGAGTGGATCGGCTCAAGGAGATCCTCAGTGACGAACGGTGAAAGTTTCACCCACACCGGAATCGCGGGTTTGCCGACACGACGCTCTATCGCATTGAGCGTCGCTTCAATGGACTCCGGGCTGTAGCTCATGATTGGTTTTTGGACGCCGGCAACCCATACGTTTGGACAACCTCCATTGATCTCTATACCGTCAACACCTCCTTCGAGTGCCAACTCGACTAAGATTGCCGATTCGTCCGGAGTAAAACCCGCGGCGTTCTCAAAAAGCAGTTTTCCTGCATCATGGGTGATCCGCACCATCTTCGGCATATCACGTTTGAGAGCAGCGCGTCCTCTGTTCGGCATGCCGAGAGAATTTTGCGTATGCAGCAAACTTCCGTCCCTCCGGTCTAGATGCCGGTGGTATACGACCCCTTCGTTTTGGTGCCGCTCATCGAACGTCGTTGCGCCGTGTATGATGAAAGAAGCTTTCGATTGAGCAGCAATCTCTACATCACGTACGGTTTTACATACGCCCGGGCCGAGTCCGACTGGGTGAGAAAGAATCTTCCCGCCAAGATTCACCAGAAAATTCATAACAAATCTCCCTCGCAGTTATTTGGTATTGGGCGCAGGCAGTTTTTGTAACTATGCCGCTTCCCACGCTCTAAGCGACACTCCTGTATCAGCATTCTGCGTAGATTTGTACCACACCACCGACGTTAGTGCACGCACATCACACGTCGCCGTTGTAGGGCTAAAAAACGTTCCTCGTATTTGCGGGAAGAAAAGCGGTCATGCTACTATTTCCCCCATGTCCTATGCGAAGGTCTACGCGGCACAGAGTGTACTCCTCAGGGCGCATATCATCGAGGTGGAAGTGGATCTCGGCAAGGGGCTCCACGCTTTTTCTGTAGTGGGTCTCCCAGACAAGGCGATCGAGGAGTCACGCGATAGGGTGAGCGCCGCGATCAAGAACGCCGGCTTTAAGCCGCCGAAGCAGTACAATAAGAAAATTGTGGTGGCCCTCGCTCCGGCGGACCTTCGCAAAGAAGGCCCGCTTTTTGATCTTGCGATTGCGCTCTGCTTTCTTCGCGCCGCAGGCGATATCGCGTTCGATTCCGCGGGGCGGCTTTTTCTCGGCGAGCTCTCGCTTGATGGCGAGGTGCGGGGAGTCAGAGGCGTACTTCCCCTTGTGCTTGAGGCAAAGCGCCGCGGATTTCGCGAAGTCTATGTGCCGGCGGTGAACGCCGTCGAGGCCGCGCTTGTCGAAGGCATTGCGGTCTTCGGAGTCGGCTCGCTCCGCGAGGTCATCGGGCACCTCAGCGAGGAGGCGGATCCGGAGACAATCGAGGGCGGCAGCGCTCGAGGCGGCTTTATTGCGCCGCAGCACCGGACGGAAATTTTTGACGCGGTAGACGAGCCGGACATTGACCTCTCGGATATCAAAGGGCAGGAGACGGCAAAGCGCGGTCTTGAGATCGCCGCTGCGGGCGGGCACAATATCGCGCTCTTTGGTCCAGCAGGGACCGGGAAGACCATGCTCGCGAAAGCCCTTGCTGGCATCCTTCCACCGCTTGATTTTGACGCCGTGATTGAAACCACCGGCATATATTCGAGCGCGGGACTCTTGAACGAGGCTATAATGACGCGGCCGCCATTTCGCGCTCCGCACCACACGACCTCTTATGTCGCGATGGTCGGCGGCGGGACAATTCCGAAGCCGGGGGAGGTAACGCTCGCGCACAACGGCGTCTTGTTTCTCGACGAGTTTCCGGAGTTTGACCGGAAGGTGCTCGAGACGCTCCGCCAGCCGCTCGAAGAGCGGGTCGTTTCGATTTCCCGCGCACGCGGCTCCTCGCTCTTTCCGGCGAATTTTATTCTCGTCGCCGCGATGAACCCCTGTCCCTGCGGCAATGCCGGTACCGCGAAGCCCTGCGATTGCGCTCCGCAGCATATCGCGCGCTACGAGCGGCGCCTCTCCGGCCCGATCATGGACCGTATTGATCTCTGGATCGAGGTCTCGAAGATTGATTACGAAGCGCTTGCCGAGGGGCGGCGTAGCGAGGGAGAATCCGCGCTAATGCGCGAGCGCGTGAGACGTGCACGTGAGCGCGCGCGGGAGCGCTACGCAAGCGCGACGAAGCCGCTTCGGTTCAATAGTGAGCTCTCGGCGCGCGACCTCTCGCGCTACGTGCCCCTTGCACCCGAGGCGAAATCCATGCTCACTGATGCTGCGCGCTCCTGGGGTCTCTCGGCGCGCTCATTCCACCGCATGATCAAGCTCGCCCGCACGATCGCGGACCTCAAGGGCGAGAGGGATGTCACCGGGGCACACATTAACGAGGCGTTCACGTACCGCCCGCGGAAGCTCTTCGCGCGGCTTTGAAATCGCTTGACGAAAACAGGATGGCGGTTACGCTAAGGTTGTACCATTGTTTAACCTCAAGTGTTTTAACCTCAAGACTCATGGGCATAAGCATCATAGGCATCAAGCAACTTCATAGGGATATGAAAAAAGTTGTACGTGCTGCGCGGCGCGGCCGGTCGTTTACTGTTGTGCGCAACGCGACCCCTGTCTTTCGCATTGAGCCGATCGAGCAGCCACCCTACGGCGTCTTGGGGGAGTCTTTGGACCAAACGAGGAAGAAAAACCACACGCTTGCGGATTTCGATAAGATTCGTTAAGAAATCGCAAAACAAGCGGAGCAGCGAAAGCGCCCATGAGGAGAATACTCTTCATGAGCGCGGGATGTGGGGACGTTGGCGCGCGTTCAAAATACGTGTGCTTCTATCTTGACGTACTTGTTGTTGAATTTGTCAAAATGAATCGAGCGCCTTGCCCCAGTTGAGCGGGGTTTTGCCAGCATTTTGCATTTTCGCTCCACAATGGGGGCAGAATTTTACGGTCGGGTTCTGATATTTACAGCGCTTTTTGCAACTGGAACATGCGATCACAACTCCTATCCATGGGTGGTAAGCTGTTGCAATCCAGTTCGCCGGTACTTTTTGAGTGATTGGAGCCTCTGCCATGTCGTTTCCTTCTGTGTTTGGTAGCTCTGTCTGACTTATCTCCGGGTATATTAATTCCCCAAAGGGCAACATGTCAACTTTTTACATAGTCGCAACCCCCATCGGCAACCTCGAAGACATCACGCTTCGGGCGCTGCGTGTGTTGCGGGAGGTAGATTTCATTCTTTGCGAGGACACGCGGGAGACGAGGAAGCTCCTTCAGCGCCATGGGATCACGACGTCGACAATGGCCTATGGTTTCGATACGGTGCGTCGGGGCAAGCGGCAGGAGCGAAATCCAAAGATTGAGCGCGTGATCGAGCTGCTCGAGGAGGGGAAAAATCTCGCGCTCGTGTCGGACGCAGGGACACCGGCGATATCGGACCCGGGGGGTGTGCTCGTCTCGACGGTGAGGGAGAAACTTGGCGATCGAGTCACGGTGGTTCCGATTCCGGGCCCTTCTGCCGTTATCGCCGCACTCTCGGCGGCGGGCGTGCCATCGTCTGAGTTTCTCTTTCTCGGCTTCCTGCCGCACAAGAAAGGGCGCGCGAAACTGTTTGCTGATATTGCGGCCGCAGAGCGCACCGTAGTCTTCTACGAGTCGCCGCACCGGATTCTGAAATCGCTCGAACAGCTCCTGGCGGTGCTTGTTAACCGACCGAAGCAGGTAGTCATTGCTCGAG
The bacterium DNA segment above includes these coding regions:
- a CDS encoding inorganic diphosphatase, whose protein sequence is MNLWHDISPGKPDAINVIIEINKGSKNKYEVDKETGLIALDRVAHTAQDFPFDYGFVPQTLWDDGDALDVIVLTTYPLLPGILVRVRPVALMRMIDGGEGDDKLIAVPRDDPRWGDTEDLRDINKHTLREMEHFYSTYKKLQNKVVEVTGFAGASAARAAFARGQKLYRERYSSAKK
- the nusA gene encoding transcription termination factor NusA, producing the protein MLDLKALNAALEQLESERGIEREKIIDAIEQALATAYKKEYGKRGQIVRARFSTDAGTTAFEQVKEVVDETLVRTPEEREDERAREIEKAEEKSIGAGVKLTARSSEETGVEPEDGRDDTEDGEKDERVNFNPEHHIFIEDARKIKRDVALGDEIVFPLEPKEDFGRIAAQTAKQVVIQKLREAERESVLGEFSGKQGEIVSGTVQRIERGNIFIDLGRTVGLLAREEQIPGERYRQGERVRAYLYAVDDSPRGVYLRLSRTHPQFLKRLFEIESPEIASGTVEVKTIAREPGSRSKIAVASSDAHVDPVGSLVGQRGVRVSTVTSELGGEKIDIIEWSEDPAEFIEDALSPARVLEVALDEQDHRATATVAPEQQSLAIGKGGQNVRLAAKLTGWKIDIRSAQGAESEDKETDASIENTAAASEESLEEMQNEKIKDQNDNEKIPNDTPEK
- a CDS encoding ATP-dependent Clp protease proteolytic subunit — encoded protein: MILIPTVIEKSQFGERAYDIYSRLLKDRIVFLGGPIEDYSANIVIAQLLFLASEDPKKDISLYINSPGGSVTATLAILDTLNYVKPDVSTVCVGLAASGAAILLAGGTRGKRFALPNAEVMIHQPWGGVQGQAADIERTAKHIVEMREKLNKILAKCTGQPLEKVEKDADRDFFMTAEDAKKYGIVDTIYKTKQ
- a CDS encoding peptidoglycan DD-metalloendopeptidase family protein, yielding MASLLAAGLLLAPVPAAEASVLGFFSSIFGEHAAAETADREPPIIARADSQLLPLLSSLPVADPARALRDDSITIVSGTALLSETGPADITSGDRRGGSDQISIYVVRPGDSLSEIADMFGVSVNTIVWANDIERHDLVRAGQTLVILPVSGVRYEVRAGDTLKSIASRYKGDLDEIRQYNDLEEGATLAVGDTVIIPDGEIARSVPTAAASGRSARSTPSYEGYYLRPVLSGRRTQGIHGYNGIDLGARVGTEILAAADGEVILSKRDGWNGGYGTYIVIAHENGTQTLYAHNSLNVVSFGQRVVRGEVIGYIGATGKATGPHLHFEVRGARNPF
- a CDS encoding YifB family Mg chelatase-like AAA ATPase, translating into MSYAKVYAAQSVLLRAHIIEVEVDLGKGLHAFSVVGLPDKAIEESRDRVSAAIKNAGFKPPKQYNKKIVVALAPADLRKEGPLFDLAIALCFLRAAGDIAFDSAGRLFLGELSLDGEVRGVRGVLPLVLEAKRRGFREVYVPAVNAVEAALVEGIAVFGVGSLREVIGHLSEEADPETIEGGSARGGFIAPQHRTEIFDAVDEPDIDLSDIKGQETAKRGLEIAAAGGHNIALFGPAGTGKTMLAKALAGILPPLDFDAVIETTGIYSSAGLLNEAIMTRPPFRAPHHTTSYVAMVGGGTIPKPGEVTLAHNGVLFLDEFPEFDRKVLETLRQPLEERVVSISRARGSSLFPANFILVAAMNPCPCGNAGTAKPCDCAPQHIARYERRLSGPIMDRIDLWIEVSKIDYEALAEGRRSEGESALMRERVRRARERARERYASATKPLRFNSELSARDLSRYVPLAPEAKSMLTDAARSWGLSARSFHRMIKLARTIADLKGERDVTGAHINEAFTYRPRKLFARL
- the rsmI gene encoding 16S rRNA (cytidine(1402)-2'-O)-methyltransferase, with protein sequence MSTFYIVATPIGNLEDITLRALRVLREVDFILCEDTRETRKLLQRHGITTSTMAYGFDTVRRGKRQERNPKIERVIELLEEGKNLALVSDAGTPAISDPGGVLVSTVREKLGDRVTVVPIPGPSAVIAALSAAGVPSSEFLFLGFLPHKKGRAKLFADIAAAERTVVFYESPHRILKSLEQLLAVLVNRPKQVVIARELTKIYEEFVSGSAAEVLAYFAQNPDKVRGEFVVIVSPK